In Sphingomonas psychrotolerans, the following proteins share a genomic window:
- a CDS encoding Ldh family oxidoreductase — translation MTLDALRELARAKLRAAGLAGDHADAVAETMVAGERDGCASHGIYRLLVADRSIRAGVVVPDAVPQVSEPKAGLVRVDGRGGFAQLAFERGMPLLVEKARANGIAALALNNVVHFAALWPEVEILAEQGLVALAFTPSHAWVAPAGGTKPVFGTNPIAFGWPRPGREPFVFDFATSAVARGEIELHRREGRAIPDDWGVDPEGRSTTDAKAVLDGAMRTFGGHKGSALAAMVELLAGPLIADMTSAESIAADAGRGGSPIGGELILAIDPAGFLGDAVQAHLERAEAMFAAIEGQGARLPSQRRYAARARSLTEGVTIPSALYADIMAIGV, via the coding sequence ATGACTCTCGACGCATTGCGCGAACTCGCCCGGGCCAAGTTGCGCGCGGCGGGCCTTGCGGGTGACCATGCCGATGCGGTCGCCGAGACGATGGTCGCGGGGGAGCGCGACGGTTGCGCCAGCCATGGCATCTATCGGCTGCTCGTCGCCGATCGCAGCATTCGCGCCGGGGTGGTGGTGCCCGACGCGGTGCCGCAAGTCTCGGAGCCCAAGGCCGGGTTGGTCCGCGTCGACGGCCGCGGCGGGTTCGCCCAGTTGGCCTTCGAACGCGGCATGCCGCTGCTGGTCGAAAAAGCGCGGGCCAACGGGATCGCGGCATTGGCGCTCAACAATGTCGTCCACTTCGCCGCATTATGGCCCGAGGTCGAAATACTGGCCGAGCAGGGTCTGGTCGCGCTGGCCTTCACGCCCAGCCATGCCTGGGTCGCGCCTGCTGGCGGCACGAAGCCGGTGTTCGGCACCAATCCGATCGCGTTCGGCTGGCCGCGACCGGGACGCGAGCCGTTCGTGTTCGACTTCGCAACCAGCGCAGTGGCACGCGGCGAGATCGAGCTGCACCGCCGCGAGGGCCGGGCGATCCCCGACGATTGGGGTGTTGACCCCGAGGGACGCAGCACAACCGATGCCAAGGCCGTGCTGGACGGGGCGATGCGGACCTTTGGCGGGCACAAGGGTTCGGCGCTGGCGGCGATGGTCGAACTGCTCGCCGGGCCGTTGATCGCCGATATGACCAGCGCGGAATCGATCGCGGCGGATGCCGGGCGCGGTGGCTCACCGATCGGCGGCGAGCTGATCCTCGCGATCGATCCAGCGGGCTTCCTTGGCGATGCCGTGCAGGCACACCTCGAACGCGCCGAGGCGATGTTCGCGGCGATCGAAGGGCAGGGCGCGCGGCTCCCGTCGCAACGGCGCTATGCAGCGCGGGCGCGCAGCCTGACGGAGGGGGTCACCATCCCCTCGGCGCTATATGCGGACATCATGGCGATCGGAGTTTGA
- a CDS encoding glycoside hydrolase family 127 protein, with product MQTMRASRRELMFGAAVLAVTAQTGIARAAAAGAFAPKGVKPLPLASVRLRPSDYATAVEVNRKYLHRLSPDRLLHNFRKYAGLEPKAPIYGGWESDTIAGHTLGHYLTALVLTWQQTGDVEMRRRADYIVDELAEAQAKRGTGYVGALGRKRKDGTVVDGEEIFGEVMKGEIKSGGFDLNGSWSPLYTVHKLFAGLLDVHGGWGNKKALSVVEGLGGYFERVFAALTPAQTQEVLGCEYGGLNESYAEMHQRTGNPRWLKMAETLYDTRVLDPLSNREDKLANFHANTQVPKLIGLARIYDITGDEKRRTAATFFWERVTGHHSFVIGGNADREYFFTPDTVADHITEQTCEHCNTYNMLKLTRHLYGWQPDGALFDYYERAHLNHVMSAQDPATGGFTYMTPLMTGSERGYSTVDDDAFWCCVGSGMEVHAKHGESIFWEDDAGGLIVNLYIPADVTWAKRNAALTLETNYPFAPESTLTFTKVKAGRFPVALRVPGWAAGKAVVTVNGQPAQPVFERGYAVVDRRWKAGDTVSITLPLELRIESAPGDANTIAVLSGPMVLAADLGPKDVKWEQADPALVGADLLAAFSPADAAKGIFNTRGVVRPADLQFVPFYRQYNRRSATYFKRFSESAWAAEEKAFLAEQARLKDIAARSVDVMFLGEMQPERDHNLTSEISYPVTYRGRQGRDVRSGGFVEFTLKTKDGPLILQATYWGGERKRGFDILVDNVKVATQTLDNDKPGKFFDVEYPLAEALTKGKKSVQVRIVPHDRSTAGPIFGVRLFTAKTGAAI from the coding sequence ATGCAGACGATGCGCGCTTCCCGCCGGGAATTGATGTTCGGAGCCGCGGTGCTGGCGGTAACGGCGCAGACCGGGATCGCGCGTGCTGCTGCAGCCGGTGCATTCGCGCCGAAGGGCGTCAAGCCGTTGCCGCTTGCCTCGGTCCGCTTGCGCCCGTCGGACTATGCCACGGCGGTCGAGGTCAACCGCAAGTACCTCCACCGGCTGAGCCCGGACCGGCTGCTCCACAATTTCCGCAAATATGCCGGGCTCGAGCCCAAGGCGCCGATCTATGGCGGGTGGGAGAGCGATACGATCGCCGGCCACACGCTCGGCCATTATCTGACCGCTTTGGTGCTCACCTGGCAGCAGACCGGCGATGTCGAGATGCGCCGCCGCGCCGATTACATCGTCGACGAACTCGCCGAGGCGCAGGCGAAGCGCGGCACCGGCTATGTCGGCGCGCTGGGACGCAAGCGCAAGGACGGCACCGTCGTCGACGGCGAGGAGATCTTCGGCGAGGTCATGAAGGGCGAGATCAAGTCCGGCGGATTCGATCTCAACGGCTCGTGGTCGCCGCTTTATACGGTGCACAAATTGTTCGCGGGGCTGCTCGACGTCCATGGCGGCTGGGGCAACAAGAAGGCGCTGAGCGTCGTCGAAGGACTGGGCGGCTATTTCGAGCGCGTGTTCGCGGCACTCACTCCGGCGCAGACCCAGGAAGTACTGGGCTGCGAATATGGCGGGCTCAACGAGAGCTATGCCGAGATGCATCAGCGCACCGGCAACCCGCGCTGGCTCAAGATGGCGGAAACGCTGTACGATACCCGCGTGCTCGATCCGCTGAGCAACCGCGAGGACAAGCTCGCCAATTTCCACGCCAACACCCAGGTGCCCAAATTGATCGGGCTGGCGCGGATCTATGACATCACCGGCGACGAGAAGCGGCGGACCGCGGCGACCTTCTTCTGGGAGCGCGTCACCGGGCATCACAGCTTCGTGATCGGCGGCAATGCCGACCGCGAATATTTCTTCACGCCCGACACCGTCGCCGACCACATCACCGAGCAGACCTGCGAGCATTGCAACACCTACAACATGCTCAAGCTGACCCGGCACCTTTATGGCTGGCAGCCCGACGGGGCGCTGTTCGACTATTACGAGCGCGCGCATCTCAACCACGTCATGTCGGCGCAGGATCCGGCGACCGGCGGGTTCACCTATATGACGCCGCTGATGACCGGCAGCGAGCGCGGCTATTCGACGGTGGACGACGATGCCTTCTGGTGCTGCGTCGGCAGCGGCATGGAGGTCCATGCCAAGCACGGCGAGTCGATCTTCTGGGAAGACGATGCCGGCGGGCTGATCGTCAATCTCTACATTCCCGCCGACGTGACCTGGGCGAAGCGCAACGCCGCGCTGACGCTGGAGACCAATTATCCGTTCGCGCCCGAAAGCACGCTGACCTTCACCAAGGTCAAGGCGGGCCGCTTCCCCGTGGCACTGCGCGTTCCGGGCTGGGCGGCGGGCAAGGCGGTGGTCACCGTCAACGGCCAGCCAGCGCAGCCCGTGTTCGAACGCGGCTATGCCGTGGTCGACCGGCGCTGGAAGGCGGGCGACACGGTCTCGATCACGCTGCCGCTCGAGCTTCGCATCGAATCCGCGCCGGGTGACGCAAACACGATCGCGGTGCTCAGCGGCCCGATGGTGCTCGCCGCCGATCTGGGGCCGAAGGACGTCAAATGGGAACAGGCCGATCCAGCTTTGGTCGGCGCCGATCTGCTTGCGGCCTTTAGCCCCGCCGATGCGGCCAAGGGCATCTTCAATACGCGCGGCGTGGTGCGCCCCGCCGACCTGCAGTTCGTGCCGTTTTACCGCCAGTATAACCGCCGCAGCGCGACCTATTTCAAGCGCTTCTCGGAGAGCGCCTGGGCGGCCGAGGAAAAGGCGTTCCTCGCCGAGCAGGCGCGGCTCAAGGACATCGCCGCGCGGTCGGTCGACGTGATGTTCCTCGGCGAGATGCAGCCCGAGCGCGACCACAATCTCACTTCCGAAATCTCCTATCCGGTCACCTATCGCGGCCGGCAGGGGCGCGATGTGCGCTCGGGCGGGTTCGTCGAGTTCACGCTCAAGACCAAGGACGGTCCGCTGATCCTCCAGGCGACCTATTGGGGCGGCGAGCGCAAGCGCGGCTTCGACATCCTTGTCGACAATGTGAAGGTCGCCACCCAGACGCTCGACAATGACAAGCCCGGCAAGTTCTTCGACGTGGAATATCCGCTCGCCGAGGCGCTGACCAAAGGCAAGAAATCGGTGCAGGTGCGGATCGTGCCGCACGACCGCAGCACCGCAGGGCCGATATTCGGCGTGCGTCTGTTCACTGCCAAGACGGGCGCCGCGATTTGA
- a CDS encoding FadR/GntR family transcriptional regulator: MAGYSTHIRKGSVLQSDSAQRLNGSLAQQLAVMILSGELPEGHVFPSELDYSEQIGISRPALREAFRMLAAKGLVDSRPKAGTRVAPRRQWSLLDPDLLAWQFEAEPSLKFVADLFELRMVVEPSAAAFAAQRRSEAQLSAMREALDAMALHGLATDKGRYADQRFHMIMMEATHNDAMIALATSILAAIAWTTIYKQRKRALPRDPIPDHRALLDAIAASDVEAARGAMTELVRLALADTEVSLLDD, encoded by the coding sequence TTGGCTGGATACAGCACCCATATCAGGAAGGGATCGGTGCTGCAGAGCGACAGCGCACAGCGGCTTAACGGCTCGCTGGCGCAGCAGCTCGCGGTGATGATCCTGTCCGGTGAGCTGCCCGAGGGGCATGTCTTCCCGAGCGAACTCGATTATTCCGAGCAGATCGGCATCTCGCGCCCGGCGCTGCGCGAGGCGTTTCGGATGCTCGCGGCCAAGGGGCTGGTCGACAGCCGGCCCAAGGCGGGGACGCGGGTGGCGCCGCGGCGGCAATGGAGCCTGCTCGACCCCGATCTGCTCGCCTGGCAGTTCGAGGCGGAGCCCAGCCTCAAATTCGTCGCCGACCTGTTCGAGCTGCGCATGGTGGTGGAGCCCAGCGCCGCGGCGTTCGCTGCCCAGCGGCGCAGCGAGGCGCAATTGTCGGCGATGCGCGAGGCGCTCGACGCGATGGCGCTGCACGGGCTCGCTACAGATAAGGGGCGCTACGCCGACCAGCGCTTCCACATGATCATGATGGAGGCGACGCACAACGACGCGATGATCGCGCTGGCGACCTCGATCCTCGCGGCGATCGCGTGGACGACGATCTACAAGCAGCGCAAGCGCGCGCTGCCGCGCGACCCGATTCCCGACCATCGCGCGCTTCTCGACGCGATTGCGGCCAGCGATGTCGAGGCGGCGCGCGGCGCGATGACCGAATTGGTCCGCCTCGCGCTGGCGGATACCGAGGTCTCGCTTCTCGACGACTGA
- a CDS encoding S9 family peptidase, with the protein MPSNRQWKPKAIGAAFTLVAAPLLPAHAGPTPTPSIADRYARADRYLRPELDKLIVNADLRATFTRDGTGILYRLGSAGKRQILYLELATGQSRAIIDEARLAELLAKATGKEVDAFALRLEDPDYSAKDGTLTFGVADKQWTLTNAGALVEAKKGAPDGEGAVSPDGRFEIVARDYNLFARDRKSGREVALTTDGTREQPYGRSIPQLADILKAGTEEPKMPVSVVWSPDSRRILSWRLDTRGVERMSITQESPPGSFYPRSFRYVYPLAGAARLPQATRLAIDVEEALKRKRAKIVPLDVPSESILYPSPPDMGWSGGKARLQWTERGYKQLVVYQADPQTGKATVTAREAVKPIVTVTSSNLRPAPELGGELAISERSGWAQLYFVSPKDPQGGIPLTRGDWEVLDIAHLDAKERAMLVTGVGRERDRNPYYRALYRVTLDGKAPVLLTPEPLDHEIEVSSDGKYFIDAMSSPTVPTRTVVRDARDGRIVNELAQADGAALFASGYTPPEPFTGVAADGKTRLYGMIWRPANFDPKAHYPIIDAVYTGPTTTNVPTSWNGAVTAGAGSVAQLGAIVVTIDGTGTSRRGQAFRMPAWQNLGEVGLDDHIAMIRQMAVKYPYIDTTRVGVYGGSAGGYDAARFVLRRPEFFKVAVASSGNHDLRLDKAWWPEVSMGNPDEAVWERNSNMSVAKNLQGKLLLIHGDIDDNVPVTESMRLANALITAGRDVDVVILPNTTHRVAQPFFWRKLRDYFTRHLLDEKPPVLPLPAPAPAMPAIGATTK; encoded by the coding sequence ATGCCAAGTAATCGACAGTGGAAGCCAAAGGCGATCGGCGCTGCGTTCACGCTGGTTGCCGCGCCGCTATTGCCGGCACATGCTGGCCCGACGCCAACCCCGAGCATCGCCGATCGTTACGCCCGCGCCGATCGCTATCTGCGTCCCGAACTCGACAAATTGATCGTTAACGCCGATCTGCGCGCAACCTTCACCCGCGACGGCACCGGCATCCTCTATCGGCTCGGCAGCGCGGGCAAGCGGCAGATCCTCTATCTCGAGCTTGCCACCGGCCAGTCGCGCGCGATCATCGATGAAGCGCGCCTCGCCGAACTCTTGGCAAAGGCGACCGGCAAGGAAGTCGATGCATTCGCGCTGCGGCTCGAAGACCCCGATTATAGCGCGAAGGACGGCACCCTCACCTTCGGCGTCGCCGACAAGCAATGGACGCTGACCAACGCAGGGGCGCTGGTCGAGGCGAAGAAGGGCGCGCCCGACGGCGAGGGCGCGGTCTCACCCGACGGGCGCTTCGAGATCGTCGCGCGCGACTACAATCTATTCGCACGGGACCGGAAGTCCGGCCGCGAAGTGGCACTGACCACCGACGGCACCCGCGAACAACCCTATGGCCGCAGCATTCCGCAGCTCGCCGACATCCTCAAGGCCGGGACCGAAGAACCGAAAATGCCCGTGTCGGTGGTGTGGTCGCCGGACAGCCGCCGCATTCTCAGCTGGCGGCTCGACACGCGCGGCGTCGAACGGATGTCGATCACCCAGGAAAGCCCGCCGGGCAGCTTCTATCCGCGCAGCTTCCGTTATGTGTACCCGCTCGCCGGTGCCGCCAGATTGCCCCAGGCGACTCGCCTCGCGATCGATGTCGAGGAGGCGCTGAAGCGCAAGCGGGCGAAGATCGTGCCACTCGACGTGCCTTCGGAATCGATCCTCTACCCTTCGCCGCCGGACATGGGCTGGTCGGGCGGCAAGGCGCGCCTCCAGTGGACCGAGCGCGGCTACAAGCAGCTCGTCGTCTACCAAGCCGATCCGCAGACCGGCAAGGCGACCGTCACCGCGCGCGAGGCGGTCAAGCCGATCGTCACGGTGACCTCCAGCAATCTGCGTCCCGCGCCCGAGCTGGGCGGCGAACTAGCGATCTCCGAACGTTCGGGCTGGGCGCAGCTCTACTTCGTCAGCCCCAAGGATCCCCAAGGCGGCATCCCGCTCACGCGTGGCGACTGGGAAGTGCTCGACATCGCGCATCTCGACGCCAAGGAGCGCGCCATGCTGGTCACCGGGGTCGGGCGCGAACGCGACCGCAACCCCTATTACCGCGCGCTCTATCGGGTGACCCTCGACGGCAAGGCGCCGGTACTGCTCACCCCCGAACCGCTCGATCACGAGATCGAGGTGTCGTCCGACGGCAAATACTTCATCGACGCGATGTCGAGCCCGACAGTGCCGACCCGAACGGTGGTGCGAGACGCGCGGGATGGCCGCATCGTCAACGAACTCGCGCAAGCCGACGGCGCCGCGCTCTTCGCGAGCGGCTACACTCCGCCCGAGCCGTTCACCGGCGTCGCCGCGGATGGCAAGACCCGGCTCTACGGGATGATCTGGCGCCCGGCCAATTTCGATCCCAAGGCGCATTATCCGATCATCGACGCGGTCTATACCGGGCCGACGACGACCAACGTGCCGACCAGCTGGAACGGCGCAGTCACCGCGGGCGCGGGCAGCGTCGCGCAATTGGGTGCGATCGTGGTCACTATCGACGGCACCGGCACTTCGCGCCGCGGCCAGGCCTTCCGCATGCCCGCCTGGCAGAATCTCGGCGAGGTCGGGCTCGACGATCATATCGCGATGATCCGCCAGATGGCCGTGAAATACCCGTATATCGATACCACCCGCGTGGGCGTCTATGGCGGCTCGGCGGGCGGCTACGATGCCGCGCGTTTCGTGCTGCGCCGGCCGGAATTCTTCAAGGTCGCGGTCGCCTCGTCGGGCAATCACGATCTGCGGCTCGACAAGGCGTGGTGGCCCGAAGTCTCGATGGGCAATCCGGACGAAGCCGTGTGGGAGCGCAACTCCAACATGTCGGTGGCGAAAAATCTCCAAGGTAAATTGCTGCTGATCCACGGAGACATCGACGACAATGTGCCGGTGACCGAGAGCATGCGGCTCGCCAACGCGCTGATCACTGCAGGACGCGACGTCGACGTCGTAATCCTGCCCAACACCACCCACCGCGTCGCCCAGCCCTTCTTCTGGCGCAAGCTGCGCGACTATTTCACTCGCCATCTGCTCGATGAAAAGCCACCGGTGCTGCCGCTCCCGGCGCCCGCCCCTGCCATGCCCGCGATCGGCGCAACTACGAAATGA